From a single Oncorhynchus nerka isolate Pitt River linkage group LG11, Oner_Uvic_2.0, whole genome shotgun sequence genomic region:
- the LOC115136936 gene encoding eukaryotic translation initiation factor 3 subunit K-like isoform X1, with translation MAASFEQMRANVGKLLRGIDRYNPENLATLERYVETQVKENAYDLEANLAILKLYQFNPAYFQVTVTSQILLKALTNLPHTDFTLCKCMIDQTHQQEERPIRQILYLGNLLETCHFQSFWSSLEENREFIDGITGFEDSVRKFICHVVGITYQNIEHRLLAEMLGDPLDTQVKVWMSKYGWTENEEGQIFVFNQEESVKPKNIVEKIDFESVSSIMATSQ, from the exons ATGGCGGCATCATTCGAGCAGATGAGAGCTAACGTGGGAAAGCTATTACGAGGAATTGATAG ATACAACCCAGAGAACCTGGCAACATTGGAACGCTACGTGGAAACACAAGTTAAAGAAAATGCCTACGACCTAGAGGCCAATTTGGCTATTCTCAAATT GTACCAGTTCAACCCTGCCTACTTCCAGGTCACAGTGACGTCGCAGATTCTGCTCAAGGCCCTGACCAACTTACCACACACAGACTTTACTCTGTGCAAGTGCATGATTGACCAGACACAC CAGCAGGAGGAGCGCCCCATTAGGCAAATCCTGTACCTGGGGAACCTCCTGGAGACCTGCCATTTCCAATCCTTTTGG TCCAgtctggaggagaacagggaATTCATTGACGGCATCACAGGCTTTGAGGACTCCGTGCGCAAGT TCATCTGCCATGTGGTTGGAATCACATACCAGAACATTGAGCATCGACTTCTGGCTGAGATGCTGGGTGACCCCCTTG acacacaggtTAAGGTGTGGATGAGCAAGTACGGGTGGACGGAGAACGAGGAAGGGCAGATCTTCGTCTTTAACCAGGAGGAGAGTGTAAAGCCCAAGAACATTGTTGAAAAGATTGACTTTGAGA GTGTATCCAGCATCATGGCCACATCTCAGTGA
- the LOC115136936 gene encoding eukaryotic translation initiation factor 3 subunit K-like isoform X2, whose protein sequence is MAASFEQMRANVGKLLRGIDRYNPENLATLERYVETQVKENAYDLEANLAILKLYQFNPAYFQVTVTSQILLKALTNLPHTDFTLCKCMIDQTHQQEERPIRQILYLGNLLETCHFQSFWSSLEENREFIDGITGFEDSVRKFICHVVGITYQNIEHRLLAEMLGDPLVDFLIPIQTHRLRCG, encoded by the exons ATGGCGGCATCATTCGAGCAGATGAGAGCTAACGTGGGAAAGCTATTACGAGGAATTGATAG ATACAACCCAGAGAACCTGGCAACATTGGAACGCTACGTGGAAACACAAGTTAAAGAAAATGCCTACGACCTAGAGGCCAATTTGGCTATTCTCAAATT GTACCAGTTCAACCCTGCCTACTTCCAGGTCACAGTGACGTCGCAGATTCTGCTCAAGGCCCTGACCAACTTACCACACACAGACTTTACTCTGTGCAAGTGCATGATTGACCAGACACAC CAGCAGGAGGAGCGCCCCATTAGGCAAATCCTGTACCTGGGGAACCTCCTGGAGACCTGCCATTTCCAATCCTTTTGG TCCAgtctggaggagaacagggaATTCATTGACGGCATCACAGGCTTTGAGGACTCCGTGCGCAAGT TCATCTGCCATGTGGTTGGAATCACATACCAGAACATTGAGCATCGACTTCTGGCTGAGATGCTGGGTGACCCCCTTG TTGACTTCCTGATccccatacagacacacaggtTAAGGTGTGGATGA